The Apium graveolens cultivar Ventura chromosome 6, ASM990537v1, whole genome shotgun sequence genome contains a region encoding:
- the LOC141668304 gene encoding uncharacterized protein LOC141668304, whose amino-acid sequence MALRCSYLVTLLILSATLLVVVNANRNFPNEKQKSRKIIVGGDQKWRFGFNYTNWAIKEGPFFVNDTLVFKFDPPSNTTSPHSVYLLRNYQSFVNCDLKKAKKVADVTQGGGNGFKYVMKKQKPYYFACGVGNGFHCKIGLMKFTVIPLPSCK is encoded by the exons ATGGCTTTAAGATGTTCATATCTAGTAACCCTGTTAATTTTAAGTGCTACATTGTTGGTGGTTGTAAACGCCAACAGAAACTTCCCAAACGAAAAGCAGAAATCCAGAAAAATCATTGTTGGCGGGGATCAGAAGTGGCGTTTCGGATTTAACTACACTAATTGGGCTATTAAAGAAGGTCCTTTTTTCGTCAATGACACTCTAG TGTTTAAATTTGATCCACCAAGCAATACTACGTCCCCTCACAGCGTATATCTGCTACGAAATTATCAAAGTTTCGTGAACTGTGACCTGAAAAAGGCGAAGAAGGTGGCAGATGTAACACAAGGAGGTGGTaatggattcaagtatgtgatGAAGAAGCAGAAACCTTACTATTTTGCTTGTGGCGTGGGTAATGGATTCCATTGCAAAATCGGATTGATGAAGTTTACTGTCATTCCGCTTCCAAGCTGCAAATAG